Proteins from one Shewanella pealeana ATCC 700345 genomic window:
- the drmA gene encoding DISARM system helicase DrmA, whose translation MNNHNTPSTPPAKREVRDQMVDALRRELMGPWHPTDDTDPSEEFPTARYIVGRLAPQDFEIDVVENDALPTGDSDDGETGEASFEPPQVLGFMPSSMGLSFVINDTCDKVDVYIEWGQYYRAEEAPERNEVGDGYDEDEREWNSSQRSLFIWRRESCKGTVRGLDLSKKGPITEVKLHPKFAPADVTVEGLDEAEVCIQGIVYEIHGQRAVSLFLVNQRQKGDPKDSEKDKQFLMQAQMEVRASDGSAVFLAKDDIELEHDGSQDPEAQVNNLLYRHAREFATGHGVAAEWDGLTPDGKSVSSIRTEFIPSFEVPKVIAANDIAGGATLDMMALAKLNDPDALFNAIEPLVKKYEDWIEDRRLEANAPEIKDHALHYEAAGIQLDNCKNAATRMRKGLELLKSNPKARTAFCWANEAMADQRVHSIWAKDHKAGEKRKDIAEYWNKRNHTWRPFQLGFFLLNLVGVADDESEDRALVDLLWFPTGGGKTEAYLGLAAFTLFYRRLEGDRDGMEAGAGVSVIMRYTLRLLTVQQFQRAAALVCACEVIRRRENLLGKEPYRIGLWVGDKTAPNRFVDAKKAIEDLKSKNYTHGGSPVQLLNCPRCGEALADDRGIPNGAAYTVDSDAQRIRVLCPNFRCEMSQKKSAGEGVPVVVVDEELYRTCPSIIIATVDKFARMPFEGRTQAFFGIRDRYSPTLGHITPADGVKPGGKLCKDARKAKRLLPPELIIQDELHLISGPLGTMVGLYETAIDFLSRVQKESGVTVRSKVIASTATIRRAAQQVRQLYDRDLQVFPPSALSSKDSFFAREIATHDENGHAGDFEAGRLYIGANASGSSSKTLLVRVYAGLLHAGLDHLVDPVIAQSGDPYGTLVGYFNSMRALGGAKRLVEDDVTLRRLYYLARRDQSALKREKRNQRYISEPKELTSRLASWQIPPLLKRMDVTFPRPVKGEKNKVYPVDVLLATNMISVGVDIDRLGLMVCTGQPKTTAEYIQATSRVGRQHPGLVVTMYNWVSPRDISHYERFKSYHAALYRYVEPISVTPFSSRALDRGLRGMFGATQRLGQTQASEEFSANQFDPTNPWAKAMIEGIAERATNLTSHSRQGVAQGDHVKRVLNEQSDSWSQLQNASVSYFKKKSTKNKDEDAAHHRLFRNLGEAKGGKWSAPNSLRDVEPTATFYLVDDEESQS comes from the coding sequence ATGAATAATCATAATACACCTTCAACACCACCAGCCAAGCGGGAGGTACGCGACCAGATGGTCGATGCGTTGCGTCGAGAGCTGATGGGGCCCTGGCATCCAACGGATGACACGGATCCAAGTGAAGAGTTTCCAACAGCGCGCTATATTGTCGGCAGGCTTGCTCCACAGGACTTCGAGATTGATGTCGTGGAGAATGACGCTTTGCCTACTGGAGATAGTGACGATGGGGAAACGGGTGAAGCGAGTTTTGAACCACCGCAAGTGCTTGGCTTTATGCCATCTTCAATGGGCTTGTCTTTTGTTATCAATGATACCTGCGATAAAGTCGATGTGTACATCGAGTGGGGACAATATTACCGTGCTGAAGAGGCTCCTGAACGCAATGAGGTTGGGGACGGTTACGATGAAGATGAGCGAGAATGGAATAGCTCCCAGCGTTCATTATTCATCTGGCGAAGAGAGTCTTGCAAAGGAACAGTGCGTGGTCTTGACCTGTCAAAAAAAGGGCCGATAACCGAAGTAAAGCTTCATCCTAAATTCGCGCCGGCAGATGTTACTGTTGAAGGCCTAGATGAAGCTGAAGTTTGCATACAAGGTATTGTTTATGAGATCCACGGTCAGCGTGCTGTGAGTCTATTTCTAGTGAATCAGCGCCAAAAAGGCGACCCAAAGGATTCAGAAAAAGATAAGCAGTTCCTTATGCAGGCGCAGATGGAAGTTCGAGCCAGTGATGGCAGTGCAGTCTTTCTGGCTAAAGATGATATTGAATTGGAGCATGATGGTTCACAAGACCCTGAGGCGCAAGTCAATAATTTGCTTTATCGCCATGCCCGCGAATTTGCAACCGGACATGGTGTTGCCGCTGAATGGGATGGCCTCACGCCAGATGGTAAAAGCGTCTCCAGTATTCGTACCGAGTTTATCCCATCGTTCGAAGTGCCTAAGGTGATTGCTGCCAACGATATTGCTGGTGGGGCAACACTGGATATGATGGCGCTGGCTAAACTGAACGACCCTGACGCATTATTCAATGCAATCGAACCTCTTGTAAAAAAATACGAAGATTGGATTGAGGACCGCCGTCTTGAAGCTAATGCTCCTGAAATCAAGGATCATGCTCTGCACTACGAGGCGGCAGGGATTCAGTTAGATAACTGTAAGAACGCAGCAACCCGTATGCGGAAAGGCCTAGAGTTGTTAAAGAGTAATCCTAAGGCACGGACTGCATTTTGTTGGGCAAATGAGGCCATGGCCGATCAACGAGTTCATTCCATTTGGGCGAAAGATCATAAAGCTGGAGAGAAAAGAAAGGATATTGCTGAATACTGGAATAAAAGAAATCACACTTGGCGTCCGTTCCAGCTTGGTTTCTTTTTGCTAAATTTGGTGGGTGTTGCAGACGATGAAAGTGAAGACCGTGCTTTGGTTGATCTGCTCTGGTTCCCAACGGGTGGTGGTAAGACGGAGGCCTACTTAGGCCTTGCAGCATTTACATTGTTTTATCGTAGATTAGAAGGTGATCGCGATGGAATGGAAGCCGGTGCTGGCGTGTCGGTTATCATGCGTTATACATTACGGTTGTTAACGGTTCAGCAATTTCAACGTGCCGCAGCTCTGGTGTGTGCTTGTGAGGTAATTCGACGACGCGAAAACCTATTGGGTAAAGAGCCATATCGTATTGGCCTTTGGGTGGGAGATAAAACTGCACCTAACCGCTTCGTTGATGCTAAGAAAGCGATAGAGGATCTTAAATCAAAAAATTACACACACGGAGGCAGTCCGGTTCAGCTATTAAACTGTCCTCGGTGTGGTGAGGCTTTAGCTGATGATAGGGGGATTCCTAACGGAGCGGCTTATACAGTCGATAGTGATGCTCAAAGAATTCGTGTTCTCTGTCCTAATTTTCGCTGCGAGATGTCACAAAAGAAATCAGCTGGTGAAGGTGTACCTGTAGTTGTTGTTGATGAGGAGCTTTACCGAACCTGTCCTTCGATTATCATTGCAACGGTCGATAAGTTTGCACGAATGCCATTTGAAGGACGAACTCAAGCCTTCTTTGGTATTCGAGATCGCTATAGTCCCACTCTTGGGCATATCACTCCTGCTGATGGAGTAAAGCCTGGTGGAAAGTTATGTAAAGATGCCAGAAAGGCCAAAAGGCTATTGCCGCCTGAACTTATAATTCAAGATGAATTACATTTGATCTCCGGTCCACTCGGCACAATGGTAGGGCTTTACGAAACCGCCATAGATTTTTTAAGTCGAGTGCAAAAAGAGTCAGGTGTGACGGTAAGATCTAAGGTCATAGCATCGACGGCGACGATTCGTCGCGCCGCTCAGCAAGTTAGGCAATTGTATGATCGTGACCTTCAAGTGTTCCCACCTAGCGCCCTTAGCTCTAAAGATTCGTTCTTCGCTCGTGAAATTGCAACTCACGATGAAAACGGTCATGCAGGAGACTTTGAAGCTGGCCGCCTATACATTGGGGCAAACGCTAGTGGTTCGAGCTCTAAAACACTTCTTGTAAGGGTTTATGCAGGTTTATTACATGCCGGACTTGATCATCTAGTTGACCCAGTCATTGCTCAATCTGGAGATCCTTACGGGACCTTGGTTGGCTACTTCAATAGTATGCGCGCACTGGGTGGTGCTAAACGTCTGGTGGAAGATGACGTAACGCTTAGGCGACTGTATTATCTTGCAAGGCGAGATCAGTCCGCATTGAAAAGAGAAAAACGAAACCAACGCTATATTAGTGAACCTAAAGAACTTACAAGTCGATTAGCGTCTTGGCAGATCCCACCTTTACTTAAACGAATGGATGTGACATTTCCTCGGCCCGTTAAGGGGGAGAAGAATAAGGTCTATCCAGTGGATGTTCTGCTCGCAACAAATATGATTTCGGTGGGTGTGGATATCGACAGGCTAGGTCTTATGGTCTGTACGGGGCAACCTAAAACGACTGCAGAGTATATCCAGGCGACTAGTCGCGTGGGACGTCAACATCCAGGACTTGTAGTAACAATGTATAACTGGGTTTCACCACGTGACATTTCTCATTATGAGCGATTCAAGAGTTATCACGCTGCACTTTACCGTTATGTAGAGCCTATTAGTGTAACTCCGTTTTCTTCTCGAGCGTTAGATCGTGGTTTGCGCGGCATGTTTGGAGCCACACAGCGACTTGGCCAAACGCAGGCGTCTGAGGAGTTTTCTGCTAATCAGTTTGATCCTACAAACCCTTGGGCAAAAGCCATGATTGAGGGGATTGCGGAACGAGCGACGAATCTAACATCTCACTCACGTCAAGGTGTTGCCCAGGGGGACCACGTAAAAAGAGTATTGAATGAACAGAGTGATAGCTGGAGTCAGCTACAAAACGCATCTGTTTCATATTTCAAGAAAAAGTCGACTAAGAATAAGGATGAGGATGCAGCACATCATCGTCTCTTTCGTAATTTGGGGGAGGCCAAAGGTGGGAAGTGGTCGGCACCGAACTCACTACGTGATGTTGAACCTACTGCCACTTTCTATTTGGTCGACGATGAGGAGTCACAGTCATGA
- the drmB gene encoding DUF1998 domain-containing protein, with translation MSNKPVGDVRPSQVITTFGPGAIVDLQTLSVVVAGIDEWRKSDAQRIQEPRLERTLGVKCFYSAPPAEGEFNKRPGTMPSYLFPRYQVCSNALCGTLSEPSEHNFKRHETRPIFLCQLCGGKAPVNPAPFIVACPSGHMDDFPWRDFTHRGPTDCKQPMQLKSMGKTGTVRDLMVKCKCGQERSVGDAFGENKHKIVGACSKKRPWFGPDDVEATCQHTDKAETLQRGATNSWFPVVKSALSIKDAATPVGKVISQADPDIISEINDLSDLSTYWKLLVKKLPELESYASDRAAILEYILKNRGEIETDEIDLLLPEWEALRDPDGYSQGERSDFFSQKTEVPEKLKDVISSVIQVRKLLEVRALKGFTRIESKGGPFGGDGEEVDIAPISRNPNLDWLPAVEVRGEGLFFEFNGEALDTWSQNPEVQARVRMMIMTIQKDGDASESLPPTEQDIRDKSRFIVLHSFAHTVMRSLALDCGYSGSSIRERIYSSIEDGREMQGVLLYTASPDSEGSLGGLIDLGTAERLGTLLQNALRDVTRCSSDPLCASHEPNRHRSTNGAACHACVLVPETSCEAYNTWLDRSLLVPTVANQSLSFFTPKHLGWL, from the coding sequence ATGAGTAATAAACCAGTAGGAGATGTGCGTCCTAGTCAAGTAATCACTACATTTGGGCCTGGAGCCATAGTCGATCTTCAAACTTTGTCGGTTGTTGTTGCCGGAATTGATGAGTGGCGCAAAAGCGATGCACAGCGAATCCAAGAGCCTCGACTTGAGCGAACTCTTGGAGTCAAATGTTTTTATTCTGCCCCGCCAGCTGAAGGTGAATTCAATAAACGACCCGGGACAATGCCATCTTATCTGTTCCCACGTTATCAGGTTTGCTCTAACGCCCTGTGCGGAACTCTTTCAGAGCCTTCTGAGCATAACTTTAAACGTCACGAGACTAGGCCTATTTTCCTATGTCAACTTTGTGGTGGTAAGGCTCCCGTTAATCCCGCACCATTCATTGTTGCTTGTCCTAGTGGTCACATGGATGATTTCCCATGGCGAGATTTTACTCACCGAGGCCCCACTGACTGTAAGCAACCAATGCAATTGAAATCAATGGGTAAAACAGGAACCGTTCGTGATTTGATGGTGAAATGTAAGTGTGGGCAAGAGCGTAGTGTTGGTGACGCATTTGGGGAAAATAAACACAAAATTGTAGGGGCCTGTAGTAAAAAGCGCCCATGGTTTGGCCCAGATGATGTGGAGGCTACATGCCAACACACTGACAAAGCTGAAACACTTCAGCGTGGGGCAACTAACTCCTGGTTTCCGGTAGTAAAGAGCGCATTATCTATTAAAGATGCCGCTACCCCCGTAGGGAAAGTTATTTCTCAAGCGGATCCGGACATTATTTCTGAGATAAACGATTTAAGTGACCTCAGCACATATTGGAAGCTACTTGTTAAAAAGCTCCCCGAGCTAGAAAGTTATGCCAGTGATCGAGCAGCTATTCTTGAATATATTTTAAAGAATCGTGGTGAAATCGAAACGGATGAAATTGATTTACTCCTGCCAGAGTGGGAGGCTCTAAGAGATCCCGATGGATACAGCCAAGGGGAACGTTCTGATTTTTTCTCACAGAAAACTGAGGTTCCTGAAAAATTAAAGGATGTAATTTCGTCTGTTATTCAAGTACGAAAGCTTCTCGAAGTACGAGCACTTAAGGGGTTTACTCGTATAGAATCGAAAGGAGGCCCCTTTGGTGGTGATGGAGAAGAAGTCGATATAGCACCAATCTCTCGCAATCCGAATTTAGATTGGTTGCCTGCTGTTGAAGTTCGGGGTGAGGGCTTGTTTTTTGAGTTTAACGGGGAAGCGCTGGATACTTGGTCGCAAAACCCTGAAGTGCAGGCTCGCGTTCGAATGATGATTATGACTATACAGAAAGATGGCGATGCTTCAGAGTCGTTGCCACCGACTGAACAGGATATTCGTGACAAGTCACGTTTTATAGTCCTTCATTCATTTGCTCATACCGTTATGAGGTCTTTAGCTCTTGATTGTGGTTATTCAGGCTCTTCGATACGTGAACGTATTTACTCTTCTATTGAAGATGGACGTGAGATGCAAGGGGTGTTGCTGTATACCGCGAGCCCTGACTCCGAAGGGAGCCTTGGTGGTCTCATCGATCTTGGAACCGCTGAACGTCTTGGTACTTTGCTACAAAACGCACTGCGTGATGTCACTCGTTGTTCCTCAGATCCACTCTGTGCGAGTCACGAGCCTAATCGACACCGAAGTACCAATGGGGCTGCTTGTCATGCTTGTGTACTTGTTCCTGAAACAAGTTGTGAGGCATATAACACTTGGTTAGATCGCTCACTTTTAGTACCAACAGTTGCTAATCAGAGTTTATCGTTTTTTACACCAAAGCA